In the Deinococcus ficus genome, one interval contains:
- a CDS encoding DUF4127 family protein, translating to MPDVPARPAPRVLLIPPDTRPPTLDLPVSLGRMTGAEMSVPPREALPDFFTPGDPAVLRDWLLDRAAQADALVVCLETLCLGGMIPARRVSDPLDVALARLRMLEEVHARHPGLRIYAFGVVVRVAHDNDPHEEKPYYGEWGTALRAYSTAFDRQARHGAAEQEALDAARAAVPAEILADWVGTRERNRALHLEALDLLHRGVLTHLCVTLDDTSEYGLAAYDRRLLEARADELGVWDRFDTYPGADEVPCALLTRALRQGLPPARAWVRYSGTLGEAAGMIYEDRPAGELVRAHLRAAGCVPAETPAEADFILAVNTPGRRQANVQPDLATVDTPDRHLPAFVDAVLDDLRRGRAVSVADIAYPNGAERRLWALLDRVALADLAGFSAWNTAGNTLGSAVAFGALAGLVQDRAEQVGAVFARVVDDVLYQSFVRREVRDALVNPSPFDLGEQRGTAEALLAAQLSPRAADVWERHFARTGLTLEWGTPHLAWPRLFTGVFPLGVSLAGPAAAAPPKG from the coding sequence ATGCCCGACGTCCCCGCCCGGCCCGCGCCCCGCGTTCTCCTGATTCCGCCCGACACGCGGCCGCCCACCCTGGACCTGCCGGTGAGCCTGGGGCGCATGACCGGCGCGGAGATGAGCGTGCCGCCGCGGGAGGCCCTGCCGGACTTCTTCACGCCGGGCGACCCGGCCGTCCTGCGGGACTGGCTGCTGGACCGGGCGGCGCAGGCGGACGCGCTGGTGGTGTGCCTGGAAACGCTGTGCCTGGGCGGGATGATTCCGGCCCGCCGGGTGTCCGACCCGCTGGACGTAGCGCTGGCGCGGCTGCGGATGCTGGAGGAGGTGCACGCGCGGCACCCCGGACTGCGCATCTACGCGTTCGGGGTGGTGGTCCGGGTGGCGCACGACAACGATCCGCATGAGGAGAAGCCCTACTACGGCGAGTGGGGCACGGCGCTGCGGGCCTACAGCACCGCCTTCGATCGGCAGGCCCGGCACGGCGCGGCGGAACAGGAGGCGCTGGACGCCGCCCGCGCCGCAGTGCCCGCCGAGATCCTGGCGGACTGGGTGGGCACCCGGGAACGCAACCGGGCGCTGCACCTGGAGGCGCTGGACCTGCTGCACCGCGGCGTGCTCACGCACCTGTGCGTGACGCTGGACGACACCAGCGAGTACGGCCTGGCCGCCTACGACCGCCGGCTGCTGGAGGCCCGGGCGGATGAGCTGGGCGTGTGGGACCGCTTCGACACGTACCCCGGCGCGGACGAGGTTCCCTGCGCGCTGCTGACCCGCGCGCTGCGCCAGGGTCTGCCCCCGGCGAGGGCGTGGGTGCGGTACAGCGGCACGCTGGGCGAGGCCGCCGGCATGATCTACGAGGACCGGCCCGCCGGGGAGCTCGTGCGGGCGCACCTGCGCGCCGCCGGGTGCGTGCCGGCCGAGACGCCGGCCGAGGCGGACTTCATTCTGGCCGTGAACACCCCGGGGCGGCGGCAGGCGAACGTGCAGCCGGACCTCGCGACGGTGGACACCCCGGACCGGCACCTGCCGGCGTTCGTGGACGCGGTGCTGGACGACCTGAGGCGCGGCCGGGCGGTCAGCGTGGCGGACATCGCCTACCCGAACGGCGCGGAGCGGCGGCTGTGGGCGCTGCTGGACCGGGTGGCGCTGGCGGACCTCGCGGGTTTCAGCGCGTGGAACACGGCCGGGAACACGCTGGGCAGTGCCGTGGCGTTCGGGGCGCTGGCAGGGCTGGTGCAGGACCGCGCGGAGCAGGTGGGGGCGGTGTTCGCGCGGGTGGTGGACGACGTGCTGTACCAGTCGTTCGTGCGCCGCGAGGTGCGGGATGCGTTGGTGAACCCCAGTCCCTTCGACCTGGGTGAGCAGCGCGGGACGGCCGAGGCCCTCCTGGCAGCCCAGCTGTCGCCGCGGGCGGCCGATGTCTGGGAACGGCACTTCGCGCGCACCGGGCTGACTCTGGAGTGGGGCACGCCGCACCTCGCGTGGCCGCGCCTGTTCACCGGCGTGTTCCCGCTGGGTGTCTCGCTGGCCGGGCCGGCTGCCGCGGCTCCGCCGAAAGGCTGA
- a CDS encoding L-glutamate gamma-semialdehyde dehydrogenase has translation MTGTLMEGFLRFEHEPYHNFQDPATAQAQEKAFRSVREQYVGRTFPMIIAGREATGEKMHDVHNPADTREVVWRFPNATHAQREEAIAAAKAAFEDWRFSDPFQRATIFKRAAELLRARRFEFNAVMTLENGKNWSEADGEVAESVDHFEVFAREAMRWAQGKAVYPMPDEHVTTVYEPLGVVACINPWNFPSAIPLGMALGAIAAGNTVIWKPASDTPLSSYLMVELLFQAGLPRGVIQFVTGDHDVLGDDLVDHKDIRMIAFTGSKNIGCRIYERASKVHPGQRWLKRVIAEMGGKDPMVICADADLDEAAAGIVAAAFGYAGQKCSACSRVIAEDSVYDALLEKVVERAKRLKVGLPEDNADLGPVIHERAARNILRYIEGGKKTAKLVLGGDQPDMGDRRGGYVNPTIFSEVEPNDPLFQEEIFGPVLAFSRARDWRHAIELANDSEYGLTASFYSRDPHKITEARKLMHFGNLYINRKCTGALSGTHAFGGYGMSGTNAKVGGPDYLFWFMQTKTIAQRY, from the coding sequence ATGACCGGAACGCTGATGGAGGGTTTCCTCCGCTTTGAGCACGAGCCCTACCACAACTTCCAGGACCCCGCCACCGCGCAGGCGCAGGAAAAGGCCTTCCGCAGCGTGCGCGAGCAGTACGTGGGCCGCACCTTCCCCATGATCATCGCCGGGCGCGAGGCCACGGGCGAGAAGATGCACGACGTGCACAACCCCGCCGACACCCGCGAGGTCGTGTGGCGCTTCCCGAACGCCACGCACGCCCAGCGTGAGGAGGCCATCGCCGCCGCGAAGGCCGCGTTCGAGGACTGGCGGTTCAGTGACCCCTTCCAGCGCGCCACCATCTTCAAGCGCGCGGCGGAGCTGCTGCGGGCGCGCCGGTTCGAGTTCAACGCCGTGATGACCCTGGAAAACGGCAAGAACTGGTCCGAGGCCGACGGGGAGGTCGCCGAGAGCGTGGACCACTTCGAGGTGTTCGCGCGCGAGGCGATGCGCTGGGCGCAGGGCAAGGCCGTGTACCCCATGCCCGACGAGCACGTCACCACCGTGTACGAGCCGCTGGGCGTGGTGGCCTGCATCAACCCCTGGAACTTCCCCAGCGCGATTCCGCTCGGGATGGCCCTGGGTGCTATCGCGGCCGGGAACACCGTGATCTGGAAGCCGGCCAGCGACACCCCGCTCTCCAGTTACCTGATGGTGGAACTGCTGTTCCAGGCGGGCCTGCCGCGCGGCGTGATCCAGTTCGTGACCGGCGACCACGACGTGCTCGGCGACGACCTCGTGGACCACAAGGACATCCGCATGATCGCCTTCACCGGCAGCAAGAACATCGGCTGCCGCATCTACGAGCGGGCCAGCAAGGTCCACCCTGGGCAGCGCTGGCTCAAGCGCGTGATCGCGGAGATGGGCGGCAAGGACCCCATGGTGATCTGCGCGGACGCCGACCTGGACGAGGCCGCGGCCGGGATTGTGGCCGCCGCGTTCGGGTACGCCGGGCAGAAGTGCAGTGCGTGCAGCCGCGTGATCGCCGAGGACAGCGTGTACGACGCGCTGCTGGAGAAGGTCGTGGAGCGCGCCAAGCGCCTCAAGGTGGGGCTCCCCGAGGACAACGCGGACCTGGGCCCGGTCATTCACGAGCGCGCCGCGCGGAACATCCTGCGCTACATCGAGGGCGGCAAGAAGACCGCGAAACTCGTGCTGGGCGGTGACCAGCCGGACATGGGCGACCGCCGCGGCGGGTACGTGAACCCCACCATCTTCAGCGAGGTGGAGCCCAACGATCCGCTGTTTCAGGAGGAGATCTTCGGGCCGGTGCTGGCCTTCTCCCGCGCGCGCGACTGGCGCCACGCGATCGAACTGGCGAACGACAGCGAGTACGGCCTGACCGCCAGCTTCTACAGCCGCGACCCGCACAAGATCACCGAGGCCAGGAAGCTCATGCACTTCGGGAACCTGTACATCAACCGCAAGTGCACCGGGGCGCTGTCCGGCACGCACGCCTTTGGCGGGTACGGCATGAGCGGCACGAACGCCAAGGTCGGCGGCCCGGACTACCTGTTCTGGTTCATGCAGACCAAGACCATCGCCCAGCGGTACTGA
- a CDS encoding DUF4180 domain-containing protein, protein MTSDPASPILRSARDLGLQLRAAGDIRDLIGAAYGLDALLLHEADLSPTFLDLRTGLLGELFQTLVNHRLPTALVVPVPAAHGGRFTELAREHARHPHVRILPDEADARAWLASAR, encoded by the coding sequence ATGACGAGTGATCCCGCCTCCCCGATCCTCCGGTCTGCCCGGGACCTCGGTCTCCAGCTGCGTGCGGCCGGGGACATCCGCGACCTGATCGGCGCCGCGTACGGCCTGGACGCCCTGCTGCTGCACGAGGCGGACCTGTCGCCCACCTTCCTGGACCTGCGCACCGGGCTGCTCGGGGAACTGTTCCAGACGCTGGTGAATCACCGTCTGCCCACCGCCCTGGTCGTGCCGGTCCCGGCCGCGCACGGCGGGCGCTTCACGGAACTGGCCCGCGAGCACGCCCGGCACCCCCACGTGCGGATCCTGCCAGACGAGGCGGACGCCCGCGCGTGGCTGGCGTCCGCCCGGTGA
- a CDS encoding DinB family protein, protein MTEPDRNERAQLAFARLLPKLFRGGQAFVGVEAALSGLDATQAVTRPAGLPHSVAELVAHVNWWNRWMLDIIEMGAAQPYPKSAADTWPAVAEGEWPRVKNEFYELLARIDPHAARPDLANPVNHEETIGELLADMALHTAHHFGQVVTVRQALGAWPPPGGGDTW, encoded by the coding sequence ATGACTGAACCGGACCGAAACGAACGCGCGCAGCTGGCCTTTGCCCGGCTGCTGCCGAAACTCTTCCGTGGCGGGCAGGCCTTCGTGGGCGTGGAAGCGGCCCTGAGCGGCCTGGACGCCACGCAGGCGGTCACGCGCCCCGCCGGCCTGCCGCACAGCGTGGCGGAACTGGTCGCGCACGTGAACTGGTGGAACCGCTGGATGCTGGACATCATCGAGATGGGCGCCGCGCAGCCCTACCCGAAGTCGGCCGCGGACACCTGGCCGGCCGTGGCGGAAGGCGAGTGGCCGCGCGTGAAGAACGAGTTCTACGAGCTGCTGGCCCGCATCGACCCGCATGCCGCCCGGCCGGACCTGGCGAACCCCGTGAACCACGAGGAGACCATCGGGGAGCTGCTGGCCGACATGGCGCTGCACACCGCGCACCATTTCGGGCAGGTGGTCACGGTCCGGCAGGCGCTGGGCGCGTGGCCCCCTCCCGGGGGTGGTGACACGTGGTGA
- a CDS encoding DinB family protein — translation MSGTLGDTFGKAVGNLYQGGAANVTWERALEDLSAADAARVPATLPHSVAQVIGHVQFWQAYLLAVIAGENPAAPEHAAGGWPDPGDWETLKADFLRDAARLRDLARDEAFVQTPDRQGRPYGVALTNFAAHGVYHLGQVVTLRQALGLWPPPSGGDTW, via the coding sequence GTGAGCGGAACGCTGGGCGACACCTTCGGCAAGGCGGTCGGGAACCTGTATCAAGGGGGCGCCGCGAACGTCACCTGGGAGCGGGCGCTGGAGGACCTGAGCGCCGCCGATGCGGCGCGCGTGCCGGCCACTCTGCCGCACTCGGTGGCGCAGGTGATCGGGCACGTGCAGTTCTGGCAGGCGTACCTGCTGGCGGTGATCGCCGGTGAGAACCCCGCCGCGCCCGAGCACGCGGCCGGCGGCTGGCCGGACCCCGGCGACTGGGAGACGCTGAAGGCCGACTTCCTGCGGGACGCCGCCCGCCTGCGCGACCTCGCGCGGGACGAGGCGTTCGTGCAGACCCCGGACCGCCAGGGCCGGCCGTACGGTGTGGCCCTGACGAACTTCGCGGCACACGGCGTGTACCACCTGGGGCAGGTCGTGACCCTGCGTCAGGCCCTGGGCCTGTGGCCGCCGCCCAGCGGCGGGGACACCTGGTAA
- a CDS encoding aspartate aminotransferase family protein, translating to MSNVFYRSRKSYPVAVRAEGVYLWDDTGKRSLDGSSGALVANVGHGRAGVARAMAAQAERLAFVHGSQYSSDVLETYATRLAAFLNLPGARFWAVSGGSEANESAIKLARQYHVERGEPGRFKVITRVPSYHGASLGALAASGMGARRELYAPLMREDAWPKMPKPDPGLTGEQDADRLRAVLEAAGPESVAAFMCEPVVGASDAALVPNAGYHARVAEICREYGVLFISDEVMAGMGRCGVPLTARLHGEAVTPDIVVLGKGLAAGYAPLAGLMAQGHVYDTVMGGSGAFKHGFTYAGHPVSVAAGLAVLDIVEGENLVAAAHERGAQLLAGLEALKARHPQVLAVRGTGLLLGVVLGDPATGQSDVTPGRAERVAARARELGLLTYPGSGAVDGVRGDHLLLGPPLSITPAEVDELLGLLDQALTDA from the coding sequence ATGTCGAACGTCTTCTACCGCAGCCGCAAGTCGTACCCCGTCGCCGTCCGTGCCGAGGGGGTGTACCTGTGGGACGACACCGGAAAACGCTCCCTGGACGGCAGTTCCGGGGCGCTGGTGGCGAATGTCGGGCACGGCCGCGCCGGGGTGGCCCGGGCCATGGCGGCGCAGGCCGAGCGGCTCGCGTTCGTGCACGGGTCGCAGTACTCCAGTGACGTGCTGGAAACCTACGCCACGCGCCTCGCGGCGTTCCTGAATCTGCCCGGCGCAAGGTTCTGGGCGGTGTCCGGCGGGTCGGAGGCGAACGAGAGCGCCATCAAGCTGGCCCGGCAGTACCACGTGGAACGCGGCGAGCCGGGGCGCTTCAAGGTGATCACCCGCGTGCCCAGCTACCACGGGGCCTCCCTGGGCGCCCTGGCGGCCTCCGGGATGGGCGCGCGGCGGGAACTGTACGCGCCGCTGATGCGGGAGGACGCCTGGCCGAAAATGCCGAAACCCGACCCGGGCCTGACCGGCGAGCAGGACGCCGACCGCCTGCGCGCGGTGCTGGAGGCCGCCGGGCCGGAGTCGGTCGCGGCGTTCATGTGCGAGCCGGTGGTGGGCGCCTCGGACGCGGCGCTCGTCCCGAATGCCGGGTACCACGCGCGCGTCGCGGAGATCTGCCGGGAGTACGGAGTGCTGTTCATCTCCGACGAGGTGATGGCCGGCATGGGCCGCTGCGGCGTGCCCCTCACCGCCCGCCTGCACGGCGAGGCGGTCACGCCGGACATCGTGGTGCTCGGCAAGGGCCTCGCGGCCGGGTACGCGCCCCTGGCCGGCCTGATGGCGCAGGGGCACGTGTACGACACGGTCATGGGCGGGTCCGGGGCGTTCAAGCACGGGTTCACGTACGCCGGGCATCCGGTGAGCGTGGCGGCCGGGCTGGCGGTGCTGGACATCGTGGAGGGCGAGAACCTGGTCGCAGCCGCGCATGAGCGGGGCGCGCAGCTGCTCGCCGGTCTGGAGGCGCTGAAGGCCCGGCACCCGCAGGTGCTGGCGGTGCGGGGCACCGGCCTGCTGCTGGGCGTGGTGCTGGGCGATCCGGCGACCGGGCAGAGCGACGTAACCCCCGGCCGGGCGGAGCGGGTGGCGGCCCGCGCCCGCGAGCTGGGCCTGCTGACGTACCCGGGGTCCGGTGCGGTGGACGGCGTCCGCGGCGATCACCTGCTGCTGGGCCCGCCGCTGAGCATCACGCCGGCCGAGGTGGACGAGCTGCTGGGCCTGCTGGATCAGGCGCTGACAGACGCGTAG
- a CDS encoding WecB/TagA/CpsF family glycosyltransferase — MTRLRLFDLPLDVITLDQTLDRLGEWIYRTPRAPHTVVTLNPEFIVQSRTQPDFVTVINQADLVTADGVGIVYAARQLTGTEVPRAPGMDIVRGLMERHGRDLRVFFLGAKPGVAETAAKNAADQYGIQVAGVHHGYFGPEDDQRVAELIRDSGAHLLLTGMGAGRQEIFNQYWRQVLNTPVMIGCGGVIDVLGGTAQLAPEWTRRMGVEFIWRIASDRRRWNRAPKLLQFVRLVEAQKRKQKA, encoded by the coding sequence ATGACCCGCCTGCGCCTGTTCGACCTGCCCCTGGACGTCATCACCCTGGACCAGACCCTGGACCGGCTCGGAGAGTGGATCTACCGCACCCCCCGCGCCCCGCACACGGTCGTCACCCTGAACCCCGAGTTCATCGTGCAGAGCCGCACCCAGCCGGACTTCGTGACCGTGATCAACCAGGCGGACCTCGTCACCGCGGACGGCGTGGGGATCGTGTACGCCGCCCGGCAGCTGACCGGCACGGAGGTGCCCCGCGCGCCCGGCATGGACATCGTGCGCGGCCTGATGGAGCGCCACGGCCGGGACCTGCGGGTGTTCTTCCTGGGCGCCAAACCCGGCGTGGCCGAGACCGCCGCGAAGAACGCCGCCGACCAGTACGGTATTCAGGTGGCCGGCGTGCACCACGGATACTTCGGCCCCGAGGACGATCAGCGGGTTGCGGAGCTCATCCGCGACAGCGGCGCGCACCTGCTCCTGACCGGCATGGGTGCCGGGCGGCAGGAGATCTTCAACCAATACTGGCGGCAGGTGCTGAACACCCCTGTGATGATCGGCTGCGGCGGCGTGATCGACGTGCTGGGCGGCACCGCGCAGCTCGCCCCGGAGTGGACGCGGCGCATGGGCGTGGAGTTCATCTGGCGCATCGCCAGCGACCGCCGCCGCTGGAACCGCGCGCCGAAACTCCTGCAGTTCGTGCGGCTGGTGGAGGCCCAGAAGCGGAAACAGAAGGCCTGA
- a CDS encoding Crp/Fnr family transcriptional regulator has product MLPGAFGTLPSDSQALLRSSARTGRWSRGELLFHPDDPADTLHVLTRGAVRLYRLGSGAREVTIDVPGVGDLVGVRALVPGEQYGVYAEAIDDSEALLLGREPLTRLMAAQPAVGVAVTEQVTRQARGAQERLSGLVFMEVSQRLARALLALAEREGEWHDGTLALRERVSHQDLAHMAGSTRETVTKLLGDFRGRGLLDLGYRRIILTDREGLEHLVREPVR; this is encoded by the coding sequence ATGTTGCCCGGAGCGTTCGGTACGCTGCCCTCCGATTCCCAGGCGCTGCTGCGGTCCTCGGCGCGCACGGGCCGCTGGAGCCGCGGCGAGCTGCTGTTCCACCCGGACGACCCGGCCGACACGCTGCACGTCCTGACGCGCGGCGCAGTGCGGCTGTACCGCCTGGGGTCCGGGGCGCGCGAGGTGACCATCGACGTGCCGGGCGTGGGTGACCTGGTGGGCGTGCGCGCCCTGGTGCCCGGGGAGCAGTACGGCGTGTACGCCGAGGCCATCGACGACAGCGAGGCGCTGCTGCTGGGCCGTGAGCCCCTGACGCGCCTGATGGCCGCGCAGCCGGCCGTGGGCGTGGCCGTGACCGAGCAGGTGACGCGGCAGGCCCGCGGGGCGCAGGAGCGGCTGTCCGGGCTGGTGTTCATGGAGGTGTCGCAGCGGCTGGCGCGGGCGCTGCTGGCCCTGGCCGAACGCGAGGGCGAGTGGCATGACGGCACGCTCGCACTGCGGGAGCGGGTGTCGCACCAGGACCTGGCGCACATGGCGGGCAGCACCCGGGAGACGGTCACGAAACTGCTGGGGGATTTCCGCGGGCGGGGGCTGCTGGACCTGGGGTACCGGCGGATCATCCTGACGGACCGCGAGGGCCTGGAGCACCTCGTTCGTGAACCTGTGCGGTAG
- the bshC gene encoding bacillithiol biosynthesis cysteine-adding enzyme BshC — translation MTRSAAAEYRRGGLRDFLRLPHGALGDALQETRPDVDRAALAAALEAYHRDLGTLDAHVQAGLERLRHPAARVVVTGQQAGVLTGPAYSVHKAADAVLLARELDRDDAPVVAVYWVASQDHDAAEVASTTLLDLEERLHRLTLDLPEGVPVGRIAWQDAWTAQVRDLLASFAAPDAHRTWVAGLVEGAVRDGGTVADVFARLVHALLAPAGLIVLDPLHPALAALMAPALRRELADPLASSRVIEDAAARLDAQGFEPQLRRPAGATNVFIEEDDGQRRLLRWEEGGFRTATRAYTRENLEAVLSADPARLTPAAGVRPVVQDTLLPTLAFVVGPGETAYGAQLRDVYPLHGLKQPLLWLRLSVTWLEPNVTRLLTRLGATAAEVQADPEGVLGRALAAQRGAAALSQARLEALDADLNALTAEIAGLDPVLAKAAHRTEVRTLARIAHLQRLATAALARAEDERSGQLTRLKRHLLPNGTPQEREMNFLTYLLKHGRVPLDLLLALEPGWQGELPIP, via the coding sequence GTGACGCGCAGCGCGGCGGCCGAGTACCGGCGCGGCGGCCTGCGGGACTTCCTGCGCCTGCCGCACGGCGCACTTGGGGACGCCCTGCAGGAGACGCGGCCCGACGTGGACCGCGCGGCCCTGGCCGCGGCGCTGGAGGCCTACCACCGCGACCTCGGCACCCTGGACGCGCACGTGCAGGCGGGCCTGGAGCGCCTGCGGCACCCCGCTGCCCGGGTGGTGGTCACCGGGCAGCAGGCCGGCGTCCTGACCGGCCCGGCGTACAGCGTGCACAAGGCCGCCGACGCCGTGCTGCTGGCGCGCGAGCTGGACCGTGATGACGCTCCCGTGGTGGCGGTGTACTGGGTGGCCAGTCAGGACCACGACGCGGCCGAGGTGGCCTCCACCACCCTGCTGGACCTGGAGGAGCGGCTGCACCGCCTGACGCTGGACCTGCCCGAGGGCGTCCCGGTGGGCCGCATTGCGTGGCAGGACGCCTGGACCGCGCAGGTGCGGGACCTGCTGGCCTCGTTCGCCGCGCCGGACGCGCACCGGACGTGGGTGGCGGGACTGGTCGAGGGCGCCGTGCGGGACGGCGGGACGGTCGCGGACGTGTTCGCGCGGCTGGTTCACGCGCTGCTCGCCCCGGCCGGCCTGATCGTGCTGGACCCCCTGCACCCGGCCCTGGCGGCCCTGATGGCCCCGGCCCTGAGGCGGGAACTGGCGGACCCACTGGCGTCGTCCCGGGTGATCGAGGACGCCGCTGCCCGTCTGGACGCGCAGGGGTTCGAGCCGCAGCTGCGCCGCCCCGCCGGCGCGACCAACGTGTTCATCGAGGAGGACGACGGGCAGCGCCGCCTGCTGCGCTGGGAGGAGGGCGGGTTCCGCACCGCGACCCGCGCGTACACCCGGGAGAACCTGGAGGCGGTCCTGAGCGCCGACCCGGCCCGCCTGACCCCGGCGGCCGGCGTGCGGCCCGTGGTGCAGGACACGCTGCTGCCCACGCTGGCGTTCGTGGTGGGGCCGGGTGAGACGGCGTACGGCGCGCAGCTGCGGGACGTGTACCCGCTGCACGGGTTAAAGCAGCCGCTGCTGTGGCTGCGCCTGAGCGTGACGTGGCTGGAACCGAACGTGACGCGGCTGCTCACGCGCCTGGGCGCCACCGCTGCCGAGGTGCAGGCCGACCCGGAGGGCGTGCTGGGCCGCGCGCTGGCGGCGCAGCGGGGCGCGGCGGCCCTGTCGCAGGCGCGGCTGGAGGCGCTGGACGCCGACCTCAACGCCCTGACGGCCGAGATCGCTGGGCTGGACCCGGTGCTTGCCAAGGCGGCGCACCGCACCGAGGTGCGCACCCTGGCGCGCATCGCGCACCTGCAGCGTCTGGCGACCGCGGCGCTGGCCCGCGCGGAGGACGAGCGCAGCGGGCAGCTCACCCGCCTGAAACGCCACCTGCTGCCGAACGGCACCCCGCAGGAACGGGAGATGAACTTCCTGACCTACCTGCTCAAGCACGGCCGGGTGCCGCTGGACCTGCTGCTGGCACTGGAGCCGGGCTGGCAGGGTGAACTCCCCATTCCCTGA
- a CDS encoding uridine kinase family protein, protein MQVVGIGGGSAAGKSTLARRVTARQSGAALLSLDDYFRTDREAGPFTAPDAAGVRHFDLNHPDAVDWSRVHAALEDHRRCGTALLIVEGTFALVSPDLRGRMTLRVFLAAPEDLRLERKAARNLAERGVPPEVTRRNHALSARPGFRQFVAGSAAHADLILNGEEDPDGNARILLERLR, encoded by the coding sequence GTGCAGGTCGTCGGGATCGGGGGCGGGTCGGCGGCCGGGAAGAGCACGCTGGCCCGCCGGGTCACGGCCCGGCAATCGGGCGCGGCCCTGCTGTCGCTCGATGACTACTTCCGAACCGACCGTGAGGCCGGGCCCTTCACCGCGCCGGACGCGGCTGGCGTCCGGCACTTCGACCTGAACCACCCGGACGCCGTGGACTGGTCCCGTGTGCACGCCGCTCTGGAGGACCACCGCCGATGTGGTACGGCGCTGCTGATCGTGGAGGGCACGTTCGCACTGGTTTCCCCCGACCTGCGCGGCCGGATGACGCTGAGGGTCTTCCTGGCGGCGCCGGAGGATCTGCGGCTGGAGCGCAAGGCCGCCCGGAACCTCGCGGAGCGGGGCGTCCCGCCGGAGGTGACGCGCCGCAACCATGCGCTGAGTGCCAGGCCGGGCTTCCGGCAGTTTGTGGCGGGCAGCGCGGCGCACGCGGACCTCATCCTTAACGGCGAAGAGGACCCGGACGGGAATGCCCGGATCCTCCTGGAGCGGCTGCGCTGA
- the ftsY gene encoding signal recognition particle-docking protein FtsY — MSWLERLRDGLSRTRKQMNDTAGFLGTDVRDVLNNRLETLEDLEYALIAADVGRAATEEILADIRAAEGKNLQQALMDALVLQLEPDARRAEFRKLGFAPDVSRSKVAPKGHVVMVIGVNGVGKTTTIAKLGQYYVRQGKSIMFAAGDTFRAAAGAQLGVWGDRLGIPVVQGPDGGDPAAVAFDAASARAARGTDLLFVDTAGRLHNKHNLMEELKKVRRVIDKADPGEPAEVWLVLDAVTGQNGLQQAKKFHEATPLTGVIVTKLDGTAKGGILVPIVRELGVPIKFIGVGEQADDLQPFDSHEFVRALFDVDIPRD, encoded by the coding sequence ATGAGTTGGCTAGAGCGCCTGCGGGACGGGCTGAGCAGAACCCGCAAGCAGATGAACGACACCGCCGGATTCCTGGGCACCGACGTCCGGGACGTCCTGAACAACCGCCTGGAAACCCTGGAGGACCTCGAATACGCCCTGATCGCCGCCGACGTCGGCCGGGCCGCCACCGAGGAGATCCTCGCCGACATCCGCGCCGCCGAGGGCAAGAACCTCCAGCAGGCTCTGATGGACGCCCTGGTCCTGCAACTCGAACCGGACGCCCGGCGCGCCGAGTTCCGCAAGCTGGGCTTCGCGCCGGACGTGAGCCGCAGCAAGGTCGCCCCGAAAGGCCACGTGGTCATGGTGATCGGCGTGAACGGGGTGGGAAAGACCACCACCATCGCCAAACTCGGCCAGTACTACGTCCGCCAGGGCAAGAGCATCATGTTCGCCGCCGGCGACACCTTCCGCGCCGCGGCCGGCGCGCAGCTGGGCGTGTGGGGCGACCGCCTGGGCATCCCGGTCGTGCAGGGCCCGGACGGCGGGGACCCGGCCGCCGTGGCCTTCGACGCCGCCAGCGCCCGCGCGGCCCGCGGCACCGACCTGCTGTTCGTGGACACCGCCGGCCGGCTGCACAACAAGCACAACCTGATGGAGGAACTCAAGAAGGTCCGGCGCGTGATCGACAAGGCCGACCCCGGCGAACCGGCCGAGGTGTGGCTGGTGCTGGACGCCGTGACCGGCCAGAACGGCCTGCAGCAGGCCAAGAAGTTCCACGAGGCCACGCCCCTGACCGGCGTGATCGTGACCAAACTGGACGGCACTGCCAAGGGCGGCATCCTGGTGCCGATCGTGCGGGAACTGGGCGTGCCCATCAAGTTCATCGGCGTGGGCGAGCAGGCCGACGACCTGCAACCCTTCGACAGCCACGAGTTCGTGCGGGCGCTGTTCGACGTGGACATCCCCCGGGACTGA
- a CDS encoding glutaredoxin family protein, with amino-acid sequence MSGAALPTLTLYTKPGCRPCEIAKTNLEALAFAFEVVNIESAPALMARYGQEIPVLALRRDPHDPAQDEVLGKGALTRTRLGTLKLLLMRRQSGPDTAAP; translated from the coding sequence ATGAGCGGCGCGGCCCTGCCCACCCTGACGCTGTACACCAAACCCGGCTGCCGGCCCTGCGAGATCGCCAAGACGAACCTGGAGGCGCTGGCGTTCGCGTTCGAGGTCGTGAACATCGAATCGGCACCCGCGCTGATGGCCCGCTACGGGCAGGAGATCCCGGTGCTGGCCCTGCGCCGTGACCCGCACGACCCCGCGCAGGACGAGGTGCTCGGCAAGGGTGCCCTGACCCGCACGCGGCTGGGCACGCTGAAGCTGCTGCTGATGCGCCGCCAGAGCGGGCCGGACACCGCCGCACCCTGA